In Naumovozyma castellii chromosome 1, complete genome, one DNA window encodes the following:
- the MRP17 gene encoding mitochondrial 37S ribosomal protein bS6m (ancestral locus Anc_2.508): MILYSTVFHCIVCFFAYKNEYQGLTSQLEFKQFIKEDEQVKMLYELIGIVRILDPVVKHKEAKELITTIGKLVINNRGVIRNIIPMKDSLKLPKIMTKDQEQHFQGYHFMMLFDSSPAVQSEILRTLKKDPRVIRSSIIKVNTEKELDVAPSLDKISGFKSVLEKVNNSGVRW, encoded by the coding sequence ATGATTTTGTATAGCACAGTTTTCCATTGTATTGTATGTTTTTTCGCTtataaaaatgaatatcAAGGTTTAACTTCACAGTTGGAATTTAAACAATTCATAAAGGAGGACGAACAGGTCAAGATGCTGTATGAATTGATAGGGATAGTGCGTATTCTGGACCCCGTGGTGAAACACAAGGAGGCCAAAGAACTGATCACAACGATAGGGAAGCTAGTCATTAATAACAGAGGAGTCATAAGAAATATCATCCCCATGAAggattctttgaaattaccCAAGATCATGACGAAGGATCAGGAACAGCATTTCCAAGGGTATCATTTCATGATGCTTTTTGATTCTTCTCCAGCTGTACAATCTGAAATCCTGAGGACGTTGAAGAAGGATCCTCGTGTTATTAGATCCTCCATCATTAAGGTGAACActgaaaaggaattggaTGTGGCACCGTCGTTGGATAAAATATCAGGATTCAAGTCTGTATTAGAGAAGGTCAATAACAGTGGAGTAAGGTGGTAG
- the AUR1 gene encoding inositol phosphorylceramide synthase (ancestral locus Anc_2.507): MSAVFHRWFLSQKPVGASVADLETSMDPRLSWHKLKRYSFTWKSILHYTFMGAILLFVFIANPAAWIYKVLFYAIMGLFFFIPFTSQFFFHALPIWAWLGIYFTSSYFPAGKRPPITVKVLPAIETILYGDNLSDILATSTNKVFDIFAWIPYGICHFGAPFVVAIILFLFGPPTILQGYAFAFGYMNLIGVLIQICFPAAPPWYKILYNLDPANYSMHGSPGGLARIDKLLHISVYTKGFTNSSVIFGAFPSLHSGCATMEALFFSYCFPWLRPLFIFYVAWLWWATMYLTHHYFVDLMAGSVISFFIFQYTKYEHLPLVDTDLFCRWSYAEVKRYDVQSMNPLTEDDVESVPLQELEFSLDDLSDDDDNNSNKKNKNNRRFEPSELSI, from the coding sequence ATGTCCGCTGTCTTCCACAGATGGTTTCTCTCCCAAAAACCCGTTGGTGCTTCGGTCGCTGACTTGGAGACCAGTATGGATCCCCGGTTGTCCTGGcacaaattgaaaagatattCATTCACGTGGAAAAGTATATTGCATTACACATTTATGGGGGCCATCcttttgtttgttttcaTCGCAAACCCTGCTGCTTGGATCTACAAGGTCCTATTCTATGCAATCATGggtcttttctttttcataCCATTTACTTCacaattcttcttccatGCTCTCCCGATATGGGCTTGGTTAGGAATTTACTTTACCTCATCTTATTTCCCTGCAGGAAAGAGACCCCCAATTACCGTGAAAGTGCTTCCTGCCATCGAGACCATTCTCTATGGAGACAATTTAAGTGATATCCTTGCCACATCCACCAACAAGGTATTCGATATCTTTGCATGGATTCCGTATGGGATATGTCATTTTGGGGCACCCTTCGTGGTGGCCATAATCTTATTCCTATTTGGTCCCCCCACAATCTTACAAGGATATGCCTTTGCATTCGGTTACATGAATTTAATAGGTGTTCTCATCCAGATTTGTTTCCCTGCTGCACCACCATGGTATAAAATTCTTTACAATTTGGATCCTGCCAATTATTCCATGCATGGATCGCCCGGTGGTCTTGCTCgaattgataaattattgCATATCTCAGTCTACACGAAGGGTTTCACTAACTCATCTGTCATATTTGGCGCATTCCCATCTTTACATTCGGGTTGTGCCACTATGGAGGCATTGTTTTTCTCATATTGCTTCCCCTGGTTAAGACCATTGTTTATCTTCTACGTTGCATGGCTTTGGTGGGCCACCATGTATTTAACTCATCATTATTTCGTGGATTTGATGGCTGGGTCTGTGATctccttcttcatctttcaatatacAAAATATGAACATCTACCGCTAGTGGATACGGATTTGTTTTGTAGGTGGTCGTATGCAGAGGTGAAGAGATACGATGTACAATCAATGAATCCATTGACTGAGGATGACGTAGAAAGTGTTCCCTTacaagaattggaattcaGTCTGGACGATTTGAGTGATGACGACGATAATAACAGcaacaagaagaataaaaacAATAGGAGGTTTGAACCTTCTGAATTATCcatttaa